A region of the Deltaproteobacteria bacterium genome:
TCCGTGGTCCTCTCGCGACCCGGAACCGAGGTCCTGGCCGTCCAGATCCTGCGCTTCGCCGAGGACGGTCTCTGGGGAAGGCTCTCGGCCCTTGGGATCATGATGATCTTCATCTCCACGGCCTTGGTCCTGCTGGCCACCTTGGTGGGGTCCCGGTTCAAACCGGCAGGGACCTGAAGGCATTCCGATCCCTTGCGCTCTCTTTGGCTCGGAATAGTGTTGGTACAAGGCGTCTGACACATGTTTTGATTTCTCATCGCATGAGCAAAAAAAGCCCTTACAGTTGAATACTGTAAGGGCTTGATTTTGTTGGCGTCCCCAAGGGGGTTTGAACCCCTGTTACCGGCGTGAGAGGCCGGTGTCCTAGGCCACTAGACGATGGGGACGCGCTGTACTTTCTGGTGGGCCGTGAAGGGTTCGAACCTTCGACTCTCTGCTTAAAAGGCAGATACTCTACCGGGCTGAGTTAACGGCCCGACCAACGAAAGAAAAGTTTGATAATAACCGCTTCGCTGCCTGTCAAGAAGAAGATACGTCTAGGGCAACGGTTCGATTTTGTCCTGCCTCAGATATGGCAGCAAGGCCTCCGGCACGACGACGCTGCCGTCGGCCTGCTGGTAATTTTCCAGGATGGCGACCATGGTCCGGCCCACGGCCAGACCCGAACCATTCAATGTATGGACGAGCCTTGGCTTTTTGCTTCCGGCCGGGCGGAAACGGATTCCGGCCCTGCGGGCTTGAAAATCCTCGAAGTTCGAGCAGGACGATATCTCGCGGTACTTGCCCTGGCCCGGCAGCCACACTTCGATGTCGTACGTCTTGGCCGACGAGAACCCGAGATCACCGCCGCACAGGGCCACGATCCTGTAATGGAGGCCCAACGCCTGCAAGATCGACTCGGCATGCCCCAGAAGGAGCTCCAGTTCATCGTAGGATCGGTCGGGATGGACGAAACGGACCAGTTCCACCTTGTGGAACTGATGCTGACGGATGATCCCCTTGGTATCCTTGCCATACGAACCGGCCTCGGACCGAAAGCATGACGTGTGCGCGGCATAGGCCAAAGGAAGCGCATCCTCGTCCAGGATCTGTCCGGCGTGAAGGTTAGTCACCGGGACCTCGGCCGTGGGGATCAGGAAATATTCCGTGCCCTCAAGCTTGAAGAGGTCTTCGGCGAACTTGGGCAGTTGCCCGGTGCCGACCAGGCTCTGGCTGTTGACGATGACCGGGGGCATAATCTCCATATAGCCGTTCCGGCCGGTCTGTGTATCGAGCATGAAGGTTGCCAGGGCCCGTTCCAGTTTGGCCGCCCAGCCCTTGAGGACCACGAATCTCGCTCCGGTTATCCTGGCCGCGCTCTCAAAATCCAGTCCTCCCAGGGCCTGTCCGAGATCGAAATGCTCCTTGGGGGCAAAGGAGAACTCCGGCTTCCGGCCCCAGGTGCGGACCAGGGCGTTGTCATCCTCGCTCCGGCCTTCAGGCACGGACGCGTGAGGCAAATTGGGCACTGACATCAGCCATTCCTGGACGGACGACTCGACGTCCTTGAGCCGTGCATCCATCGTTCGGATGCTCTCGGACAATCCCCCCAGCTCGGCGATCAGATCCCGAGCATCCCCTCCGGTTTTCTTCAGACGGGCCACCTCGGCCGAGGCCCTGTTTCTCTCGGCCTTCAGATCCTCGACGTGCCGAAGGATCTCCAGGCGTTCGGAGTCTAGGGCGGCAAAGGCCGGAAGGTCGGCGGCGAAATGGCGCTTGGCAAGTCCGGCCTTCACGGCTGGCATGTTCTCTCGAAGCAATTTGACGTCCAGCATGTTCTGCCCCTCGTGGTTCGTGACGACGGAGGACGGCCCTCCGAAAACGGTTTGGGATGCCCAAAACCTTGCCGATTGTCAAAGCATCAGCAATCGAAACCGACACACCGGAATAGCCCTAGCCCGCGACATCTCGATCCTTGACAGAGGGGCGGGCCATTGCTACTTTTTAGCACTCTCAAGCTGAGAGTGCTAAACCCGGTTTCGGAGTCCCAAAAAAATGGATCTCAGTCCGCGTGAAATCGAAACCTTGGCCACCGTTGTCGAGGAATACATTGCCACGGCTTTGCCGGTTGGCTCGCGGACCGTATCCCGAAGATCGTCCCTGGGCCTCAGCGCGGCAAGCATCCGCAACACCATGGCCGATCTGACCGAAAAAGGCCTCCTGGATCAACCCCACACTTCCGCGGGCCGCATCCCGTCCATTGCCGGGCTTCGCCACTATCTGAACACCATCCTGACCCTGTCACCCCTGCCTCCCGGCCAACAGAGGACCATCGCCGACGACATGGGTCGTGAAGACGATCCCATGGACGACATCCTCCGGCAGGCCTCCCGCCTTCTGTCCTCCCTGTCCAACCAGGTTGGCATGGTCATTCCTCCCCGCAAAAGCATGGTCCGATGGCAACAGATGGATTTCGTCCTAGTCCGTCCGGGCATGGTCATGTCCATCCTCGTCCTGCAGGGCGGACTTTTGAGGAATAAAATCATCCGGGTAGATCAGGACATCACTTCGGACGACCTAATCCAATACGGCAACTATCTGAACGAGCTCTTCCGCGGACGGACCTTGACCGATGTCCGCGCCCTGATTCTCGGACAGATGGAAAACGCCCGCCGACGATTCGACACCCTGTACCGCCGGGCCATGAACCTGGCCAGGGCGGTCTGTGACGACGACGAGCGTTGCGAGATCTATGTCGAAGGCCAGAGCAACCTGCTCGACCACCCCGAGTTCACCGATCTGGAAAACATGCGCTCGATCCTCCGACTGCTGGAAGAAAAATCGCGTCTTCTCGAACTGCTGGACAAGACCTTTGAGTCTCCCGGAGTCCGGGTCATCCTCGGAAAGGAGGACGGCATGGATCTCGATTCCTGCTGCTTCATCGTTTCGTCCTATGCCCCGGATTCCTCCCTGGTCGGCACCGTGGGTCTCGTCGGTCCGATTAGAATGGACTACGCCAAGGTCCTACCTATTGTTGACTTCACGGCCAGGGTGCTTACCCGACTCTTGAAATCAAGGTTCGATTGAAATTCAACCGACCTCTGTCTTTTGATTTCCACGATCAAGGAGATGCATTTCATGGCTGAGAAAAAACACGGAAAACTCCGCGCCGATCAGGATCGGCCTGAGGCGTCGGCCGAGGCCGATTCCCCGCAGGAGGCGACGCTGGAGGAAAAATACGAGGATCTTTGTCGGCAGGTGGAGCAGATGCAGGAGGATCGACTCCGGGTTCTGGCCGAATCCGAAAATTTCAAGAAACGCTTGGCCCGGGAAAAGGACGAATTCTGCCGCTTTGCCACCTCCAGAGTCCTTGAGGACATGCTGCCGGTCATCGACAACCTGGAGCTCGCCCTGCAGCACTCCGGGTCGGACAAGACCTGCCAGGGGCTGGCCCAAGGCGTGCGGATGACTCTGGACATCTTCCTCGACGTTCTCCAACGCCACGGCCTGGAGCGGATCGCCGAGGCCGGATGTCCCTTCGATCCCGCCCGTCACGAAGCCATGGGCAGCCAGGAGTCCAAAGACCTGACTCCAGGATGCGTCGCGGCCGTCCTCCAGACGGGCTACATTCTGAACGGCAGGCTGCTTCGCCCGGCCCGGGTCATGGTCAGCGC
Encoded here:
- a CDS encoding serine--tRNA ligase; the encoded protein is MLDVKLLRENMPAVKAGLAKRHFAADLPAFAALDSERLEILRHVEDLKAERNRASAEVARLKKTGGDARDLIAELGGLSESIRTMDARLKDVESSVQEWLMSVPNLPHASVPEGRSEDDNALVRTWGRKPEFSFAPKEHFDLGQALGGLDFESAARITGARFVVLKGWAAKLERALATFMLDTQTGRNGYMEIMPPVIVNSQSLVGTGQLPKFAEDLFKLEGTEYFLIPTAEVPVTNLHAGQILDEDALPLAYAAHTSCFRSEAGSYGKDTKGIIRQHQFHKVELVRFVHPDRSYDELELLLGHAESILQALGLHYRIVALCGGDLGFSSAKTYDIEVWLPGQGKYREISSCSNFEDFQARRAGIRFRPAGSKKPRLVHTLNGSGLAVGRTMVAILENYQQADGSVVVPEALLPYLRQDKIEPLP
- the hrcA gene encoding heat-inducible transcription repressor HrcA, translating into MDLSPREIETLATVVEEYIATALPVGSRTVSRRSSLGLSAASIRNTMADLTEKGLLDQPHTSAGRIPSIAGLRHYLNTILTLSPLPPGQQRTIADDMGREDDPMDDILRQASRLLSSLSNQVGMVIPPRKSMVRWQQMDFVLVRPGMVMSILVLQGGLLRNKIIRVDQDITSDDLIQYGNYLNELFRGRTLTDVRALILGQMENARRRFDTLYRRAMNLARAVCDDDERCEIYVEGQSNLLDHPEFTDLENMRSILRLLEEKSRLLELLDKTFESPGVRVILGKEDGMDLDSCCFIVSSYAPDSSLVGTVGLVGPIRMDYAKVLPIVDFTARVLTRLLKSRFD
- the grpE gene encoding nucleotide exchange factor GrpE, with the translated sequence MAEKKHGKLRADQDRPEASAEADSPQEATLEEKYEDLCRQVEQMQEDRLRVLAESENFKKRLAREKDEFCRFATSRVLEDMLPVIDNLELALQHSGSDKTCQGLAQGVRMTLDIFLDVLQRHGLERIAEAGCPFDPARHEAMGSQESKDLTPGCVAAVLQTGYILNGRLLRPARVMVSAECGREGKN